A window of Cryptomeria japonica chromosome 3, Sugi_1.0, whole genome shotgun sequence contains these coding sequences:
- the LOC131874262 gene encoding uncharacterized mitochondrial protein AtMg00860-like — translation MDDFTTYGTTFEEALQNLTKVLEWCEDHNLSLNSEKCFMMIQEGIVLAHIISRTGLQVDPAKIEVILAHPTPVKQKDVTSFLGHAGYYKRFFKDFSQKVGPLYSLLTKEAEFEWTVACEKSFSQLKETLTQALVLKRPDWSIPFHIHTDTSNFAIGAVLGQKQGVLENAIYYISKNLQGQELNYTGGRMKPWWSDSHGNMVGVWGRGSAKGSSNGHPRGRRSLWVSTVAVINVATHSGGPQAVHYGKP, via the exons atggatgactttactactTATGGGACTACATTTGaggaggcattacaaaatctaACCAAAGTATTGGAGTGGTGTGAAGATCATAATTTATCCCTAAacagtgaaaaatgttttatgatgattcaagaaggaatagtgttggcGCATATAATTTCTCGAACAGGTCTTCaagtagatccagctaaaattgaagtaatacttGCTCATCCTACCCCTGTTAAACAAAAGGATGTAAcaagttttctaggccatgcagggtactataagAGATTTTTCAAGGATTTTAGTCAAAAAGTAGGGCCATTATATTCTTTATTGACAAAGGAAgctgagtttgaatggacagttgcatgtgaaaaatcattttctCAACTAAAAGAAACCTTAACCCAGGCCCTTGTGCTTAAAAGACCTGattggtcaattccttttcacattcatacagatACATCcaattttgcaataggagcagttcTGGGACAAAAGCAAGGAGTTttagaaaatgcaatttattacatcagtaaaaatttgcaaggacaagAACTGAATTACACT GGGGGCCGAATGAAACCATGGTGGAGTGACAGTCATGGCAATATGGTGGGGGTTTGGGGAAGGGGAAGTGCCAAGGGCAGCAGCAACGGGCATCCCCGGGGGCGTCGATCACTGTGGGTTTCCACAGTGGCGGTGATCAATGTGGCCACCCATAGTGGCGGCCCTCAGGCTGTCCACTATGGGAAGCCATAG